From the Pontiella agarivorans genome, one window contains:
- a CDS encoding aminotransferase class I/II-fold pyridoxal phosphate-dependent enzyme, translated as MNYEALFAERIGGTQFGKSTEIYKFEKIKRAKAKARELHPDLEILDFGVGEPDQIAPAPIREALKVECDKPENRGYADNGGPDFKQAAADYMKTFFGVEVDPAKEINHSIGTKPALAMLPLAFVNPGDVVFQTVPGYPVMATHSKYLGAEVVDIPLLEENAFLPDLGKIDPALAERCKLFYINYPNNPTGAVATPEFYDELIAFAKKYNILIVQDAPYSTLVYDSERISLLQRPGAKDCALELHSMSKAYNMTGWRIAFFCGAEWAVNALATIKDNCDSGQFLAIQKAACAGIADISLADGIRDHYAKRLRKMAEVLREVGFDAKMPGGTFFMYLKAPKGAGDVVFANAEEASLFLIENYGISTVPWDNTGPFVRFGAVFESAGEDDDERVLNELKERLLKADLKF; from the coding sequence ATGAACTATGAAGCACTGTTTGCCGAACGCATCGGCGGTACCCAGTTCGGTAAATCCACCGAAATTTATAAGTTTGAAAAAATCAAACGGGCCAAAGCAAAAGCACGTGAGCTGCATCCGGATCTTGAAATCCTGGATTTCGGTGTGGGCGAACCCGACCAGATTGCACCGGCGCCGATTCGCGAAGCCCTGAAGGTGGAGTGCGATAAACCGGAAAACCGCGGCTATGCCGATAACGGCGGACCTGACTTCAAACAGGCGGCTGCGGATTATATGAAAACCTTTTTCGGTGTGGAAGTGGATCCCGCGAAAGAGATTAACCACAGCATCGGCACCAAGCCGGCACTGGCTATGTTGCCGCTGGCTTTTGTGAATCCGGGCGATGTCGTTTTTCAGACGGTTCCGGGGTATCCGGTCATGGCTACGCATTCCAAATATCTCGGTGCCGAGGTGGTGGACATTCCGCTGCTTGAAGAAAATGCATTTCTTCCGGACCTTGGAAAGATTGATCCGGCTCTGGCGGAACGCTGCAAACTGTTTTACATCAACTATCCGAACAATCCGACCGGAGCCGTCGCAACTCCGGAGTTTTATGATGAGCTGATCGCCTTCGCGAAAAAGTACAATATTCTGATTGTGCAGGATGCTCCGTATTCCACGCTGGTATACGATTCTGAACGCATTTCGCTGCTGCAGCGTCCCGGGGCCAAAGACTGTGCCCTCGAACTGCACTCCATGTCGAAAGCCTATAATATGACCGGATGGCGTATTGCCTTTTTCTGTGGAGCTGAATGGGCGGTGAATGCGTTGGCCACCATCAAAGACAACTGCGACAGCGGTCAGTTTCTGGCCATTCAGAAAGCAGCCTGTGCCGGCATTGCGGACATAAGTCTGGCCGACGGTATCCGTGATCATTATGCCAAGCGCCTGCGCAAAATGGCTGAGGTGCTTAGAGAAGTTGGTTTCGATGCAAAAATGCCGGGCGGCACCTTCTTTATGTATTTGAAAGCGCCCAAGGGAGCCGGCGATGTTGTATTTGCCAACGCTGAGGAGGCTTCGCTGTTCCTGATTGAAAACTACGGTATTTCCACGGTGCCGTGGGATAACACCGGGCCGTTTGTGCGTTTCGGTGCCGTTTTTGAATCTGCCGGCGAAGACGACGACGAGCGCGTGCTGAACGAGCTGAAAGAACGTCTGCTGAAGGCAGACCTGAAATTCTGA
- a CDS encoding 3-deoxy-D-manno-octulosonic acid transferase, with amino-acid sequence MLWIVYNLLFPIVFLFMLPKFISRMLKRGGYGQHFEQRIGHFGHGTKEKLREHRRIWVHAVSVGEIYVALRFIKAYREKHPAAHFALSTTTSTAHRIGCKEIDERDVLFYFPVDLPIIINKVLGIINPQRIVLMEGEFWPNLIRLADKRGIPISLVNGRMSEKSYKGYKKLRSLTADILRRIDPICVQGELDAKRMLGIGAPENQVHIMGTVKFDVAERDPAGEETARTLMRKIGVPEKAAVLLGGSTWPGEEDALCKIYKKLRTAFPELFLVLVPRHVERAPEVVQCLEKNGLSFVRRSETDGFRTLEKRPDVLFIDTTGELRNFYSVADIIFVGKSLCENGGQNPIEPAMYGKAVVVGPNMENFPAVMPVFLGRHALLQVADLRTLEQAVENLLNDPAQRTALGERAARAVEENRGAIERTVGLIGE; translated from the coding sequence ATGCTCTGGATTGTTTATAACCTGCTGTTTCCGATCGTCTTCCTCTTCATGCTGCCGAAATTTATTTCGCGCATGCTGAAGCGGGGCGGCTACGGGCAGCATTTTGAACAGCGCATCGGCCACTTTGGGCACGGCACCAAAGAAAAGCTGCGGGAACACCGGCGCATCTGGGTGCATGCGGTAAGCGTGGGCGAAATCTATGTGGCACTGCGCTTCATCAAAGCCTATCGGGAAAAACATCCGGCCGCTCATTTCGCGCTGAGCACCACCACGTCCACGGCTCACAGAATCGGATGCAAAGAGATCGATGAGCGGGACGTACTGTTCTACTTTCCCGTCGATCTGCCGATCATCATTAACAAGGTGCTGGGTATCATCAACCCGCAGCGCATTGTTCTGATGGAGGGCGAATTCTGGCCCAATCTGATCCGCCTGGCGGACAAACGGGGTATTCCGATTTCGCTGGTCAACGGCCGCATGTCGGAAAAATCGTATAAAGGCTATAAAAAACTGCGCTCGCTGACGGCGGATATTCTTCGGCGGATAGACCCGATCTGTGTGCAGGGCGAACTCGATGCAAAACGGATGCTGGGCATCGGGGCACCGGAGAATCAGGTGCATATTATGGGTACCGTGAAGTTCGATGTGGCCGAGCGCGATCCGGCCGGCGAAGAGACGGCCCGGACGCTGATGCGGAAAATCGGTGTGCCCGAAAAGGCTGCAGTGCTGCTGGGCGGTTCCACCTGGCCCGGTGAGGAGGATGCGCTGTGCAAAATATACAAAAAACTGCGCACAGCATTTCCGGAACTTTTTCTGGTGCTGGTACCGCGCCATGTTGAGCGTGCGCCGGAAGTGGTCCAGTGTTTGGAAAAGAACGGACTCAGCTTTGTGCGCCGCAGCGAAACAGACGGCTTCCGGACCTTGGAAAAACGGCCCGACGTTTTATTCATCGATACCACCGGTGAATTGCGCAATTTCTATTCGGTGGCGGACATTATTTTTGTGGGTAAAAGTCTCTGTGAAAACGGAGGGCAGAATCCGATCGAGCCGGCGATGTATGGCAAAGCCGTCGTGGTTGGCCCGAATATGGAAAATTTTCCGGCCGTGATGCCGGTCTTTCTGGGACGCCATGCCCTGCTGCAGGTGGCTGACCTGCGGACTTTGGAACAGGCTGTGGAAAACCTGCTGAACGATCCGGCGCAGCGCACGGCCCTTGGGGAGCGGGCCGCCCGGGCGGTGGAGGAAAACCGCGGGGCCATTGAACGTACGGTGGGGCTCATCGGCGAATAG
- a CDS encoding site-2 protease family protein, with the protein MKMENNTLVLGSAFGIPIKVSMTLLILSPLLALRYSSQNLLLGLVIVIGIFASVALHELGHALTAIRLGGHVKDIELGILGGVARMSYMPTHPKQEILIALAGPAVSLILGVVLTFIGIQSSSSVLFFIGAINLVLLFFNILPCFPMDGGRVLRAAIALKKNRVEATRLAATIGKYFCILFVVYGLWSMNLILALIGGYIYFAGQQELRMVMMEHQANHFTGYRDGQIDVEVSPPPYARGGGTGETFADKLRNLFRG; encoded by the coding sequence ATGAAAATGGAAAACAACACACTTGTGCTGGGCAGCGCCTTCGGCATACCGATCAAGGTGAGCATGACGCTCCTCATTCTTTCGCCGTTGCTGGCCCTGCGCTACAGCTCTCAGAACCTACTGCTGGGACTGGTCATCGTTATTGGTATTTTTGCGAGCGTCGCCCTCCATGAACTCGGTCATGCCCTCACGGCAATCCGGCTGGGCGGACATGTGAAAGATATTGAACTGGGCATTCTCGGCGGGGTTGCCCGCATGTCTTATATGCCCACTCATCCCAAACAGGAAATACTGATTGCTCTCGCCGGTCCGGCGGTGAGCCTGATATTGGGCGTGGTGCTGACGTTCATAGGCATCCAATCGTCATCTTCAGTTCTTTTTTTCATCGGAGCCATTAATCTGGTACTTCTGTTTTTCAATATTCTGCCCTGCTTCCCGATGGACGGCGGGCGGGTTCTTCGTGCGGCGATAGCATTGAAAAAAAACCGGGTGGAAGCCACCCGGCTGGCGGCAACGATCGGAAAATATTTCTGCATTCTGTTTGTCGTCTACGGCCTTTGGAGCATGAACCTGATTCTGGCCCTCATCGGCGGCTACATCTATTTTGCCGGCCAGCAGGAGCTGCGCATGGTTATGATGGAACACCAGGCGAACCATTTCACCGGATATCGCGACGGCCAGATTGATGTGGAAGTCAGCCCGCCGCCTTATGCACGCGGTGGCGGGACCGGAGAAACGTTTGCAGATAAACTGCGGAACTTATTCCGAGGCTGA